The following are encoded together in the Ralstonia insidiosa genome:
- a CDS encoding (Fe-S)-binding protein produces MRVGLFVTCLVDLMRPDIGFSVLKLLEKAGYDVVVPPAQTCCGQPAYNSGDRPLARDLAEKTLKEFEQFDYVVIPSGSCGGMIRKGYADLFRDDPELAGRYERLAPRVHELTDFLVNVARIESLDSEFKGHVTYHDSCSGLRELGVKTQPRELLGKLPGVQLTEMPACEACCGFGGTFSIKYGDISTAIADEKCANIKASGADAVVLGDVGCMLNIEGRLRRTGDTNTRVLHIAQVLAGDA; encoded by the coding sequence ATGCGCGTAGGACTGTTCGTCACTTGCCTGGTTGATCTGATGCGGCCTGACATCGGTTTTTCGGTGCTCAAGCTGCTGGAAAAGGCCGGTTACGACGTGGTGGTGCCGCCCGCACAGACGTGCTGCGGCCAGCCTGCCTACAACTCGGGTGATCGCCCGCTGGCGCGCGATCTGGCAGAGAAAACGCTCAAGGAATTCGAACAGTTCGACTACGTGGTCATCCCGTCCGGCTCGTGCGGTGGCATGATCCGCAAGGGTTACGCCGATCTCTTTCGCGATGATCCGGAGCTTGCCGGCCGCTATGAGCGCCTCGCCCCCCGCGTGCACGAACTGACCGATTTCCTTGTCAACGTCGCGCGTATCGAATCGCTTGATTCCGAGTTCAAGGGCCACGTCACGTATCACGATTCCTGCTCGGGCCTGCGCGAGCTGGGTGTAAAGACACAGCCGCGCGAACTGCTCGGCAAACTACCCGGCGTGCAACTGACTGAGATGCCGGCGTGCGAGGCGTGTTGCGGCTTCGGCGGCACGTTCTCGATCAAGTACGGTGACATCTCCACCGCCATCGCCGACGAGAAGTGCGCCAACATCAAGGCCAGCGGCGCTGATGCCGTGGTGCTCGGCGATGTTGGGTGCATGCTCAACATCGAAGGCCGACTGCGCCGCACAGGCGATACGAACACGCGTGTGCTGCATATCGCGCAGGTCCTTGCCGGCGACGCTTGA
- a CDS encoding LutB/LldF family L-lactate oxidation iron-sulfur protein, which yields MQVRSMEFKARAGQKLADKRLQQNLTKLSTKFVTARAAAIQEIDFPATREALKERRNRALENLDVWLATFEAEATRRGAKVLFAETTADAARLVAEIARKHEVKKVIKSKSMVTEEMRLNQVLGEMGVQSIETDLGEYILQINDSEPPSHIIAPVVHKDKEEIADLFAKTHNKPRLTDIPEMTREAREVLRPEFLSADMGLTGGNFIIAETGSVAIVTNEGNEGMCTIMPRVHVAVTGIEKVLPTLEDLATVMRLLPRSATGQAISNYFSLLTGPRAPGEKDGPEHMYFVIVDGGRSGLIGGEFQEMLRCIRCGACMNHCPVYQKIGGHAYGWVYPGPMGSVLTPSYVGLSNALDLPQAATLCGECNRVCPASIPLSDLLRTLREKQMERELRPQSERFGLRVWGFMARRPALYSAGTWVAARVLRWMGGDKKLIHSLPVGKGWTDTRDMPAPAGKTFRELYREKRARA from the coding sequence ATGCAAGTCCGCAGCATGGAATTCAAGGCGCGTGCCGGGCAGAAGCTTGCCGACAAGCGCCTACAGCAGAATCTCACCAAGCTCTCGACCAAGTTCGTCACCGCACGCGCGGCGGCCATCCAGGAGATTGATTTCCCGGCCACGCGCGAGGCGTTGAAAGAGCGCCGAAACCGCGCGCTGGAGAACCTCGATGTCTGGCTTGCTACCTTCGAAGCTGAGGCTACGCGCCGTGGCGCCAAGGTGCTCTTTGCCGAAACGACGGCCGATGCCGCTCGCCTGGTGGCGGAAATCGCCCGCAAGCACGAGGTGAAGAAGGTCATCAAGAGCAAGTCGATGGTGACTGAAGAGATGCGCCTGAACCAGGTGCTCGGCGAGATGGGCGTGCAAAGTATCGAAACGGATCTGGGTGAATACATCCTTCAGATCAACGACAGCGAGCCGCCGTCGCACATCATCGCGCCGGTGGTGCACAAGGATAAGGAGGAGATTGCCGACCTCTTTGCCAAGACGCACAACAAGCCGCGCCTGACCGATATTCCTGAGATGACGCGCGAGGCGCGCGAAGTGCTGCGGCCTGAGTTTCTGTCCGCCGACATGGGCTTGACGGGCGGTAACTTCATCATTGCCGAGACGGGCTCGGTGGCCATCGTCACCAACGAAGGCAACGAAGGCATGTGCACGATCATGCCGCGCGTGCACGTTGCCGTGACGGGTATCGAGAAGGTGCTGCCGACGCTCGAAGATCTGGCGACCGTGATGCGCCTGTTGCCGCGCTCGGCCACGGGGCAGGCCATCTCGAACTACTTCTCGTTGTTGACCGGCCCGCGCGCGCCCGGCGAGAAAGACGGCCCTGAGCACATGTACTTCGTCATCGTCGATGGTGGACGCAGTGGCCTGATTGGCGGTGAGTTCCAGGAGATGCTGCGCTGTATTCGTTGCGGCGCGTGCATGAACCATTGCCCGGTCTATCAGAAGATCGGTGGGCACGCGTATGGCTGGGTGTATCCAGGCCCGATGGGCAGTGTGCTGACGCCGAGCTACGTCGGTTTGTCCAATGCGCTCGATTTGCCGCAGGCTGCCACGCTGTGCGGCGAATGTAATCGCGTCTGCCCAGCATCGATTCCCTTGTCGGACCTGCTGCGCACGCTGCGCGAGAAGCAGATGGAGCGCGAACTGCGCCCGCAATCCGAGCGTTTCGGCTTGCGCGTGTGGGGCTTCATGGCGCGGCGGCCGGCACTGTATTCAGCGGGTACGTGGGTTGCGGCACGTGTGCTGCGCTGGATGGGCGGCGACAAGAAGCTGATCCATTCGCTGCCGGTCGGCAAGGGCTGGACGGATACACGAGACATGCCGGCGCCCGCCGGTAAGACATTCCGTGAGCTGTATCGTGAAAAGAGGGCGCGTGCATGA